A genomic window from Tolypothrix sp. PCC 7910 includes:
- a CDS encoding BMC domain-containing protein — protein sequence METSNQKALSTVKDTSRRDSLKDTALGMVSTLSFPAIVGTADMMLKSAGVHLVGYEKIGGGHCTAIVRGGIADVRLAVEAGIQTAEQFGQLVSSLVIPRPYPNLEIVLPITSKLSKIMEDGNYSRLSNQAVGLVETRGFPAMVGACDAMLKSADVHLAAYEKIGAGLCTAIIRGSVANVAVAVEAGMYEAERIGELNAVMVIPRPLDELEQTLPLASCWIEQRQPINLPINIKEQVAEIERLQLPDLAQLPVKVLEE from the coding sequence ATGGAAACATCTAACCAAAAAGCTCTTAGCACTGTTAAAGACACCAGTCGTCGAGATAGCCTCAAGGATACTGCTTTGGGTATGGTATCTACGCTGAGTTTTCCTGCGATCGTGGGAACAGCGGATATGATGCTGAAATCAGCAGGGGTTCATTTAGTTGGTTACGAAAAAATTGGTGGTGGTCATTGTACGGCAATTGTCCGAGGCGGGATTGCCGATGTACGTTTGGCTGTAGAAGCTGGTATCCAAACGGCGGAACAGTTTGGTCAATTGGTTTCCAGCTTGGTGATTCCCCGTCCTTACCCTAATTTAGAAATAGTACTGCCCATTACCTCCAAGCTCAGTAAAATCATGGAGGATGGAAATTACAGTCGTTTGAGTAACCAAGCCGTGGGTTTGGTGGAAACGCGAGGATTTCCCGCGATGGTAGGAGCTTGCGATGCCATGCTGAAATCAGCTGATGTACATTTGGCAGCCTATGAAAAAATTGGTGCAGGTTTGTGTACAGCTATTATTCGTGGTTCTGTAGCCAATGTTGCAGTAGCAGTAGAAGCAGGAATGTATGAGGCAGAACGCATCGGGGAATTGAATGCAGTTATGGTGATTCCTCGTCCGTTAGATGAATTAGAGCAGACATTACCATTAGCAAGTTGCTGGATAGAACAACGCCAACCAATTAATTTGCCAATTAATATTAAAGAGCAGGTTGCCGAAATTGAACGCCTTCAATTGCCAGATTTAGCTCAGTTACCCGTCAAAGTTTTAGAAGAATGA
- a CDS encoding transferase, producing MSVPPLRLSNNFDSYISGEVTIHPSAVLAPGVILQAAVNGKIIIGPGVCIGMGSILQIDEGTLEIEAGANLGAGFLMVGQGKIGINACIGSATTVFNCSVAPGQVIPPGSILGDSSRRIGGITPEPSASNASTNTQGLREQKTLIGRRRNKEQGSKGETTTTSTTLSGGFYLELQHQSISETQPATNLSNESPALEENPPLGSAELEAAAEASQEISQESQSSPPTTESPNTFGTQIYGSGSIQRLLVTLFPHRQSLNEPISDEQSQ from the coding sequence ATGTCTGTGCCGCCACTGCGCCTCAGCAATAACTTTGACTCTTACATTAGTGGCGAGGTGACTATTCATCCAAGTGCAGTACTTGCACCAGGGGTGATACTCCAAGCGGCTGTTAACGGCAAAATCATCATTGGCCCAGGAGTCTGTATTGGCATGGGGTCGATTCTGCAAATTGATGAAGGAACCCTAGAAATAGAAGCAGGAGCAAACTTGGGAGCCGGTTTTCTCATGGTTGGTCAAGGCAAAATCGGAATAAATGCTTGTATTGGTTCAGCAACCACAGTGTTTAACTGTTCAGTTGCACCAGGACAAGTGATTCCGCCTGGTTCAATTTTGGGAGACAGTAGTCGGCGCATTGGTGGGATCACACCAGAACCATCAGCAAGTAATGCTTCTACAAATACGCAAGGGTTGAGAGAACAGAAAACTTTGATTGGGAGGCGAAGAAATAAGGAACAAGGTAGTAAAGGGGAAACTACTACTACCTCAACTACTCTCTCTGGTGGATTTTACCTGGAGTTACAACACCAATCTATTTCTGAAACTCAGCCTGCTACTAATTTGTCAAATGAGTCTCCGGCTTTAGAAGAAAACCCTCCATTGGGTAGTGCTGAACTAGAAGCCGCCGCAGAAGCCTCACAAGAAATCAGCCAAGAGTCGCAATCGAGTCCACCTACTACCGAATCACCTAATACTTTTGGAACTCAGATTTATGGTTCAGGGAGTATTCAAAGGCTGTTAGTTACATTATTTCCTCATCGGCAATCTCTAAATGAACCCATCTCAGACGAGCAGTCTCAATAA